In one Arachis duranensis cultivar V14167 chromosome 9, aradu.V14167.gnm2.J7QH, whole genome shotgun sequence genomic region, the following are encoded:
- the LOC107466389 gene encoding uncharacterized protein LOC107466389 — protein sequence MTADDAMQSDALIQGQCYVKNRFLTVLYDSGASHSFISLTVACELGLNFSELNFNLIVNTHASQNALTSLVFLQVRFTIRNRTFIHDLICLPLCGLEVILGLDWLSKYHVFLDCYEKTAVIPSDSLNIKPFLSHTLYLNSVRVTLDGSDCEGYVLLVASSNDSELSLERIRVVKEFPDVFSDDIPEFPPQREIEFSIELVPGTEPISIAPYWMSPLELAELKK from the coding sequence ATGACTGCTGATGATGCTATGCAATCAGATGCCCTGATCCAAGGTCAGTGTTATGTTAAAAATCGATTTCTAACTGTACTGTATGACTCGGGTGCATCgcattcctttatttctttaactGTTGCTTGTGAGTTGGGACTAAATTTCTCTGAGTTGAACTTTAATCTAATTGTCAATACACATGCATCTCAAAATGCTTTAACCAGTTTAGTTTTCCTGCAAGTACGATTCACTATTAGGAACAGAACTTTTATACATGATCTAATCTGTTTGCCTCTATGTGGGTTAGAAGTTATTCTAGGGTTAGATTGGTTATCTAAGTATCATGTTTTCCTTGATTGCTATGAGAAAACTGCTGTTATTCCATCTGATAGTTTAAACATTAAACCATTTCTGTCACATACTTTATATCTGAATTCTGTAAGAGTTACCTTAGACGGGAGTGATTGTGAGGGGTACGTTCTGTTAGTGGCTAGCTCGAATGACAGTGAATTAAGCTTAGAACGAATCCGAGTGGTGAAGGAATTTCCTGATGTTTTTTCGGATGACATACCTGAGTTTCCTCCTCAGCGAGAGATAGAATTCAGCATTGAACTTGTACCTGGAACCGAACCGATTTCCATAGCACCGTACTGGATGTCACCATTGGAACTTGCAGAGTTGAAGAAGTAG